A stretch of DNA from Paenibacillus albus:
CCTGCCGCATAGGAATCGCCCGCGCCGAATGTCTTGATGACTTTTGCCGGGAAGCTCTTCGCGCGATGGCTCTTGTCGTCCGCCGTGTAAGCGATGGAGCCGTCCTTGCCATGCTTGATGACGACGATCTTGGCTGCATGATGGAACCACTTCGAAGCGGTCACTTGGTCGCTATGCTCCGGATTCTGTTCGAACACTTCCATCATGTCGAACTCTTCTCTCGTGCCGAGAATAATATCGCACTGTGCTGCAGCTAGGTTATAATAAACAGCCGTTTCTTCCTTAGAAGTCCACGTATAAGGGCGATAATCCAGATCAAAGGCGATTACAGTGTCATGCTTCTTCGCATACTCCAGCGCCTGGAATACCGCTTCTCTCGATGGGCTCTGCGCAAGCGCCGTGCCTGAGATAAGAAGCATCTTCGATCTTGCGATAAGCTCCTCGCTCACCTCTCCAGCTGTAAGCAGCAGGTCAGCAACGTTATCTCGATACATCAGAATGCTGCAGTCCGACGGACTCTTGATTTCGGTAAATGCAAGTCCGGTAACCGCACCGCTGTGATCCGTCACCACATTCGACGTTTCAATGTCGTTGCGTTCCAGATAGCTGTGAATGAAGCGTCCCATCTGGTCGTTCGCGATTTTGCCGATAAACGCGGTCTTGCGCGACAGCCTCGACATGCCAATCGTGATGTTGGCCGGCGAGCCGCCTACGTATTTGGTAAAGGTCATCGTCTCTTCCATCGGACGGTTGATCTCATTGGCATTAAGGTCGATGCAAAGCCGTCCAATCGCGGTAAAGTCAACTGATTTCTCCTGCGAAAAGGTTACATATGTCGCCATCGTCTACTGCTCTCCTTCTTCTGCAATGAGGGAATCGAGATATTGGAGCGCTCGTGCTGCATAGTCATAAGCCGGGTGCAGGTGCGGATCCTGCTCGCCTTCAAGCAGCGCCCAACCTTCGTAATTACGGCTGACCAGCTCATTGATGATGGGAGCAAAATCAA
This window harbors:
- the iolC gene encoding 5-dehydro-2-deoxygluconokinase, whose protein sequence is MATYVTFSQEKSVDFTAIGRLCIDLNANEINRPMEETMTFTKYVGGSPANITIGMSRLSRKTAFIGKIANDQMGRFIHSYLERNDIETSNVVTDHSGAVTGLAFTEIKSPSDCSILMYRDNVADLLLTAGEVSEELIARSKMLLISGTALAQSPSREAVFQALEYAKKHDTVIAFDLDYRPYTWTSKEETAVYYNLAAAQCDIILGTREEFDMMEVFEQNPEHSDQVTASKWFHHAAKIVVIKHGKDGSIAYTADDKSHRAKSFPAKVIKTFGAGDSYAAGFLHGIMHGWTLEQCMEFGSAAACIVISSHSCSDAMPSENQVLKYIEDCNNGLITAN